One Corynebacterium efficiens YS-314 DNA segment encodes these proteins:
- a CDS encoding DUF2218 domain-containing protein — protein sequence MIVTSTARVSTDRPGRYGKQLTSHLSEKLTTTWDPEAGRGSIILNGQGPDAEDERFAFDGCASCDLVAGDGVLLLHIEAPGELADRFETVIGSHLVRFGSKDNLRVAFRRGDGTDGKVFDPLG from the coding sequence ATGATCGTTACCTCCACAGCACGTGTGTCCACGGACCGTCCCGGCCGTTACGGCAAGCAGCTGACGAGTCACCTCAGTGAGAAACTCACCACCACCTGGGATCCCGAGGCGGGGCGTGGGTCCATCATCCTCAACGGGCAGGGCCCGGATGCCGAGGATGAGCGTTTCGCCTTTGATGGGTGCGCCAGCTGTGACCTGGTGGCGGGCGATGGGGTCCTCCTCCTCCACATCGAGGCCCCCGGGGAACTTGCGGACCGGTTTGAAACCGTCATCGGTTCCCACCTGGTGCGCTTCGGTTCCAAGGACAACCTGCGGGTGGCCTTCCGGCGTGGTGACGGCACCGACGGCAAGGTATTCGACCCCCTTGGCTAG
- a CDS encoding NUDIX hydrolase: MASTQESTLRIVAAVFRNRAGEVLGVRKAGTSSFMMPGGKIEPGETSLQAVVREIAEELHLDLDADRLHHLGLFRAPAANEPGFTVRCDVYVWPDPLSGLPTVHDEIVEAIWVPVTSRAPEIAPLSRDVVFPHLRASEQHEHQ, translated from the coding sequence TTGGCTAGCACGCAGGAAAGCACCCTGCGCATCGTCGCCGCCGTGTTCCGCAACCGGGCCGGTGAGGTGCTCGGTGTCCGGAAGGCTGGCACCTCATCGTTCATGATGCCCGGTGGCAAGATCGAACCGGGAGAGACCAGCCTTCAGGCTGTGGTCCGTGAGATCGCTGAGGAACTGCACCTTGATCTCGACGCGGACCGTCTGCACCACCTCGGCCTGTTCCGCGCCCCGGCGGCCAATGAACCCGGTTTCACCGTCCGGTGTGATGTCTACGTCTGGCCGGATCCACTGAGCGGTCTGCCCACCGTCCACGATGAGATCGTCGAGGCGATATGGGTCCCCGTTACCTCCCGTGCCCCCGAGATCGCGCCCTTGAGCAGGGATGTGGTGTTCCCCCACCTGCGGGCATCAGAACAGCACGAGCATCAGTAG
- a CDS encoding DUF3592 domain-containing protein, whose translation MIPFLLVIVLVVGVVCLVLAVRSTLRERSFHKYAELHDAVITGHRKNEEGRYLTLYRIDIDGREIHGVFPDSSAEPVIRVGDSIPLYVRPEDPTSVMPAVSQTQTTVRFFNYLIGTVMVVTAVPLLMLVLF comes from the coding sequence ATGATCCCGTTTCTCCTGGTCATCGTTCTTGTCGTGGGTGTGGTGTGTCTGGTGCTAGCGGTCCGCTCAACCCTGAGGGAACGATCGTTCCACAAGTACGCCGAACTGCATGATGCGGTGATCACCGGACACCGAAAGAATGAGGAGGGTCGCTACCTGACCCTGTACCGCATCGATATTGACGGTCGCGAGATCCACGGGGTGTTCCCCGATTCCAGCGCCGAGCCGGTCATCCGGGTCGGCGACTCAATTCCCCTGTATGTCCGCCCGGAGGATCCCACCAGCGTGATGCCGGCGGTGTCGCAGACCCAGACCACCGTGCGGTTCTTCAACTACCTCATCGGCACGGTCATGGTGGTCACGGCCGTGCCGCTACTGATGCTCGTGCTGTTCTGA
- a CDS encoding S1 family peptidase, producing the protein MTVIRRVRTAVVSAALVVAVLLTGVSLTASPAYAITGGYPVQADIRGASLVHLQMGTAGCSGVLITPEWVLTARHCIPETTVPGSAIVGPSLLTGPKRGIAEVRRHPSVDLAVVRLSSPVPTPIAGLSGAHQHPGAPATVTGWGGWKSNPYPVAQQADTTIERRIINLPGPFPSMILLEAPIRNGRLLPGDSGGALWVNGQVAGILSMSTSTSTPAQDGTMGWYIPVAEHLDWIAYHTGAPTPRVSGHTSPLVDARQHPPLIPVAQTISLPILHENSSSPLAIGSH; encoded by the coding sequence ATGACAGTCATCAGAAGAGTGAGAACGGCCGTGGTGTCAGCGGCCCTGGTGGTTGCTGTCCTCCTCACGGGTGTGTCTCTCACCGCCTCTCCCGCGTATGCGATCACCGGTGGCTATCCCGTCCAGGCCGATATCCGTGGCGCCTCCCTGGTCCACCTTCAGATGGGTACCGCGGGATGCTCCGGTGTGCTGATCACCCCGGAATGGGTGCTCACCGCCCGCCACTGCATACCGGAGACGACGGTGCCCGGTAGCGCCATCGTCGGACCATCACTTCTGACAGGTCCCAAACGTGGTATTGCCGAGGTGCGCCGCCATCCCTCCGTGGACCTCGCGGTCGTTCGTCTCTCCTCACCCGTTCCCACCCCCATCGCGGGCCTGTCCGGGGCACACCAGCACCCGGGTGCTCCTGCGACGGTGACCGGCTGGGGTGGCTGGAAATCCAATCCCTACCCGGTGGCGCAACAGGCCGACACCACCATCGAGCGCCGGATCATCAACCTCCCCGGTCCTTTCCCCAGCATGATCCTGCTCGAGGCCCCCATCCGCAACGGACGCCTCCTGCCCGGTGATTCCGGTGGTGCCCTGTGGGTCAACGGGCAGGTCGCGGGCATCCTCAGTATGTCAACCTCGACCAGCACACCCGCCCAGGACGGGACGATGGGATGGTACATCCCCGTCGCGGAGCACCTGGACTGGATCGCCTACCACACCGGTGCCCCCACACCCCGGGTATCGGGTCACACCTCACCACTGGTGGATGCGCGTCAGCACCCCCCTCTGATCCCGGTTGCCCAGACCATCTCCCTCCCCATCCTCCACGAGAATTCAAGCTCACCCCTGGCGATCGGAAGCCACTGA
- the arsC gene encoding arsenate reductase (glutaredoxin) (This arsenate reductase requires both glutathione and glutaredoxin to convert arsenate to arsenite, after which the efflux transporter formed by ArsA and ArsB can extrude the arsenite from the cell, providing resistance.) yields the protein MDVTIYHNPRCSTSRKTLEYLREDGLSPTIIEYLKDTPTKEELRALFDRMGIPVHQGIRTKETEYTELGLSEDTPEDELLDAVVAHPRLLERPIVVTGKGARIARPSINVIDEIL from the coding sequence ATGGATGTCACGATCTATCACAATCCACGCTGTTCCACCTCCCGGAAGACACTGGAGTATCTGCGCGAGGATGGTCTCAGCCCCACCATCATCGAATATCTCAAGGACACCCCCACCAAGGAGGAGCTGCGGGCACTGTTCGACCGGATGGGGATCCCGGTGCACCAGGGAATCCGCACCAAGGAGACGGAGTACACGGAACTGGGCCTGTCCGAGGACACCCCCGAGGACGAACTGCTGGATGCGGTGGTTGCCCACCCCCGCCTCCTGGAACGCCCCATCGTGGTCACCGGAAAAGGTGCGCGGATCGCCCGCCCATCGATTAATGTGATTGATGAGATTCTGTAA